One window of Hippoglossus stenolepis isolate QCI-W04-F060 chromosome 1, HSTE1.2, whole genome shotgun sequence genomic DNA carries:
- the hdgfl3 gene encoding hepatoma-derived growth factor-related protein 3 isoform X1, whose amino-acid sequence MARPRPREYKAGDVVFAKMKGYPHWPARIDELPEGAVKPPANKYPIFFFGTHETAFLGTKDLLPYKEYKDKFGKSNKRKGFNEGLWEIENNPRVKFTGYQAIQQQSSSETEEGGNTADGSSEGEEGDSVEEEDDKKKLKGDKTGSKRKKTATSKKSSKLSRISSAEDDLQKDRKDEDQKSGSEGEDPDNDIIQNTTDSKNQLLIEEH is encoded by the exons ATGGCTCGACCACGGCCGCGGGAATACAAGGCAGGAGATGTGGTTTTCGCTAAGATGAAGGGATACCCGCACTGGCCAGCGAGG ATTGATGAGCTTCCAGAGGGAGCTGTCAAACCACCTGCCAACAAGTATCCCATCTTCTTCTTTGGGACCCACGAAAC TGCATTTTTAGGCACCAAGGATCTTCTGCCGTACAAGGAGTATAAGGACAAATTTGGCAAGTCCAACAAGAGGAAAGGCTTCAATGAGGGCCTGTGGGAGATCGAGAACAACCCCAGAGTCAAGTTCACAGGCTATCAG GCCATCCAGCAACAGAGTTcatcagagacagaagagggggggAACACTGCTGATGGCAGCAGTGAGGGCGAGGAGGGTGACTCTgttgaggaggaagatgacaaGAAAAAGCTGAAGGGAGATAAGACCGGATCCAAACGGAAAAAAACAGCCACCTCCAAG AAGTCCTCCAAGCTGTCAAGGATCTCATCTGCAGAGGATGACCTGCAGAAGGACAGGAAAGATGAAGACCAGAAGAGCGGCTCAGAGGGAGAAGACCCTGACAACGACATCATCCAAAATACCACCGACAGTAAG AACCAGCTGCTCATAGAAGAACATTAA
- the hdgfl3 gene encoding hepatoma-derived growth factor-related protein 3 isoform X2, whose product MARPRPREYKAGDVVFAKMKGYPHWPARIDELPEGAVKPPANKYPIFFFGTHETAFLGTKDLLPYKEYKDKFGKSNKRKGFNEGLWEIENNPRVKFTGYQAIQQQSSSETEEGGNTADGSSEGEEGDSVEEEDDKKKLKGDKTGSKRKKTATSKSSKLSRISSAEDDLQKDRKDEDQKSGSEGEDPDNDIIQNTTDSKNQLLIEEH is encoded by the exons ATGGCTCGACCACGGCCGCGGGAATACAAGGCAGGAGATGTGGTTTTCGCTAAGATGAAGGGATACCCGCACTGGCCAGCGAGG ATTGATGAGCTTCCAGAGGGAGCTGTCAAACCACCTGCCAACAAGTATCCCATCTTCTTCTTTGGGACCCACGAAAC TGCATTTTTAGGCACCAAGGATCTTCTGCCGTACAAGGAGTATAAGGACAAATTTGGCAAGTCCAACAAGAGGAAAGGCTTCAATGAGGGCCTGTGGGAGATCGAGAACAACCCCAGAGTCAAGTTCACAGGCTATCAG GCCATCCAGCAACAGAGTTcatcagagacagaagagggggggAACACTGCTGATGGCAGCAGTGAGGGCGAGGAGGGTGACTCTgttgaggaggaagatgacaaGAAAAAGCTGAAGGGAGATAAGACCGGATCCAAACGGAAAAAAACAGCCACCTCCAAG TCCTCCAAGCTGTCAAGGATCTCATCTGCAGAGGATGACCTGCAGAAGGACAGGAAAGATGAAGACCAGAAGAGCGGCTCAGAGGGAGAAGACCCTGACAACGACATCATCCAAAATACCACCGACAGTAAG AACCAGCTGCTCATAGAAGAACATTAA
- the LOC118104852 gene encoding histone-binding protein RBBP7 isoform X2, translating to MADKEVYDDAVEERVINEEYKIWKKNTPFLYDLVMTHALEWPSLTVQWLPDVRRPEGKDYAVHRLVLGTHTSDEQNHLVIASVQVPNDDAQLDASHYDSEKGEFGGFGSVSGKIEIEIKINHEGEVNRARYMPQNPFIIATKTPTCDVLVFDYTKHPPKPDPSGECIPDMRLKGHQKEGYGLSWNPNLSGNLLSASDDHTICLWDIGAGPKEGKVVDAKTIFTGHTAVVEDVSWHLLHESLFGSVADDQKLMIWDTRSNNTSKASHAVDAHTAEVNCLSFNPYSEFILATGSADKTVALWDLRNLKLKLHSFESHKDEIFQVQWSPHNETILASSGTDRRLNVWDLSKIGEEQSAEDAEDGPPELLFIHGGHTAKISDFSWNPNEPWVICSVSEDNIMQVWQMAENIYNDEEPDNTPASELEAQGS from the exons ATGGCGGATAAAGAGG TTTATGATGATGCAGTGGAAGAAAGGGTCATCAATGAAGAGTACAAGATCTGGAAGAAAAACACGCCTTTCTTGTACGACCTGGTGATGACTCATGCACTTGAGTGGCCCAGCCTCACTGTCCAGTGGCTCCCAGATGTCCGCAG GCCAGAGGGGAAGGACTACGCTGTCCACAGGCTGGTTTTAGGGACCCATACATCAGATGAGCAGAACCACCTTGTGATTGCCAGTGTCCAAGTGCCAAATGATGATGCCCAGCTTGATGCTTCACACTATGACAGCGAGAAAGGAG agtttggtggatttggtTCAGTAAGTGGAAAAATAGAGATCGAGATCAAAATCAACCACGAGGGAGAGGTGAACCGAGCCCGCTACATGCCCCAGAACCCCTTCATCATTGCCACCAAGACTCCCACGTGTGATGTTTTGGTCTTTGACTACACGAAGCACCCGCCTAAGCCAG ATCCCAGTGGGGAATGTATTCCTGACATGAGACTGAAAGGTCACCAGAAAGAAGGGTATGGTCTTTCTTGGAATCCCAACCTCAGCGGCAACCTTCTCAGTGCCTCTGATGACCAT ACCATCTGTCTATGGGACATCGGTGCTGGCCCAAAGGAAGGGAAGGTTGTTGATGCCAAAACCATCTTCACAGGCCACACAGCAGTGGTGGAAGATGTTTCCTGGCATTTGCTCCATGAATCCCTGTTTGGCTCAGTGGCCGACGACCAGAAGCTTATGAT ATGGGACACACGGTCCAATAACACATCCAAAGCCAGCCACGCGGTGGATGCTCACACTGCTGAAGTCAACTGTCTGAGCTTCAACCCATACAGCGAGTTCATTCTTGCCACTGGTTCTGCTGATAAG acTGTTGCACTGTGGGATCTCAGGAACCTCAAACTGAAGCTACACTCGTTTGAGTCCCACAAAGATGAAATCTTCCAG GTACAATGGTCTCCTCACAATGAGACCATCTTGGCCTCCAGTGGCACCGACCGGCGTCTCAACGTCTGGGATCTCAG TAAAATTGGGGAGGAGCAGTCGGCAGAAGATGCAGAGGATGGCCCACCAGAGCTGCTG TTCATCCACGGAGGCCACACCGCCAAGATCTCCGACTTCTCCTGGAACCCCAACGAACCCTGGGTTATTTGCTCTGTGTCCGAGGACAACATCATGCAAGTCTGGCAGATG GCAGAGAACATCTACAATGATGAGGAACCAGACAACACCCCTGCATCAGAGCTGGAGGCTCAGGGATCTTAA
- the LOC118104852 gene encoding histone-binding protein RBBP7 isoform X1, translating to MADKEVYDDAVEERVINEEYKIWKKNTPFLYDLVMTHALEWPSLTVQWLPDVRRPEGKDYAVHRLVLGTHTSDEQNHLVIASVQVPNDDAQLDASHYDSEKGAEFGGFGSVSGKIEIEIKINHEGEVNRARYMPQNPFIIATKTPTCDVLVFDYTKHPPKPDPSGECIPDMRLKGHQKEGYGLSWNPNLSGNLLSASDDHTICLWDIGAGPKEGKVVDAKTIFTGHTAVVEDVSWHLLHESLFGSVADDQKLMIWDTRSNNTSKASHAVDAHTAEVNCLSFNPYSEFILATGSADKTVALWDLRNLKLKLHSFESHKDEIFQVQWSPHNETILASSGTDRRLNVWDLSKIGEEQSAEDAEDGPPELLFIHGGHTAKISDFSWNPNEPWVICSVSEDNIMQVWQMAENIYNDEEPDNTPASELEAQGS from the exons ATGGCGGATAAAGAGG TTTATGATGATGCAGTGGAAGAAAGGGTCATCAATGAAGAGTACAAGATCTGGAAGAAAAACACGCCTTTCTTGTACGACCTGGTGATGACTCATGCACTTGAGTGGCCCAGCCTCACTGTCCAGTGGCTCCCAGATGTCCGCAG GCCAGAGGGGAAGGACTACGCTGTCCACAGGCTGGTTTTAGGGACCCATACATCAGATGAGCAGAACCACCTTGTGATTGCCAGTGTCCAAGTGCCAAATGATGATGCCCAGCTTGATGCTTCACACTATGACAGCGAGAAAGGAG cagagtttggtggatttggtTCAGTAAGTGGAAAAATAGAGATCGAGATCAAAATCAACCACGAGGGAGAGGTGAACCGAGCCCGCTACATGCCCCAGAACCCCTTCATCATTGCCACCAAGACTCCCACGTGTGATGTTTTGGTCTTTGACTACACGAAGCACCCGCCTAAGCCAG ATCCCAGTGGGGAATGTATTCCTGACATGAGACTGAAAGGTCACCAGAAAGAAGGGTATGGTCTTTCTTGGAATCCCAACCTCAGCGGCAACCTTCTCAGTGCCTCTGATGACCAT ACCATCTGTCTATGGGACATCGGTGCTGGCCCAAAGGAAGGGAAGGTTGTTGATGCCAAAACCATCTTCACAGGCCACACAGCAGTGGTGGAAGATGTTTCCTGGCATTTGCTCCATGAATCCCTGTTTGGCTCAGTGGCCGACGACCAGAAGCTTATGAT ATGGGACACACGGTCCAATAACACATCCAAAGCCAGCCACGCGGTGGATGCTCACACTGCTGAAGTCAACTGTCTGAGCTTCAACCCATACAGCGAGTTCATTCTTGCCACTGGTTCTGCTGATAAG acTGTTGCACTGTGGGATCTCAGGAACCTCAAACTGAAGCTACACTCGTTTGAGTCCCACAAAGATGAAATCTTCCAG GTACAATGGTCTCCTCACAATGAGACCATCTTGGCCTCCAGTGGCACCGACCGGCGTCTCAACGTCTGGGATCTCAG TAAAATTGGGGAGGAGCAGTCGGCAGAAGATGCAGAGGATGGCCCACCAGAGCTGCTG TTCATCCACGGAGGCCACACCGCCAAGATCTCCGACTTCTCCTGGAACCCCAACGAACCCTGGGTTATTTGCTCTGTGTCCGAGGACAACATCATGCAAGTCTGGCAGATG GCAGAGAACATCTACAATGATGAGGAACCAGACAACACCCCTGCATCAGAGCTGGAGGCTCAGGGATCTTAA